The genomic window GGACCGTCCTAACCTTGACACATCAGCGCCcacctttgtttttcttcctttacGGCCCAGCGTTGGCAGAGCGCTCGGCCAAACTTTCCGTCACCGCCCCGATAACTCTGGCTTTTCCCTGCTTCTCGTCGGTGGACTGGAAAATTTATGATAAGGGGGAAGTGGGCAGAGGTCCACGCGCCACGTTATTCCACTGGCCGCCATCGCTATTTCCGTGACACCTTGAGAAGATTGTGAGGAAAGGCGTCTGGGAGCTTTGATGTCACATGAGTGAGCATCCACCTCTGTGTGGAGAGCGGCTGCGACTTGACCTTATCAGTGTGTTACAACTGGAGGCATTTCACATCCTGGGATTTGTCCGCTCTCACTTTGAGCATCTtcacattatttgttttctcataCGATTATTATTCTTTCAGAAAATTCTTATCTTATTGATTTTTTCATTAAAGCCACAGGAACATTCTTACACCTCCTAGTGGAAAGTATCTGGCTCCTTAATGCTCAACTTTGTTCACCACCTAGTCGCTAACTTTGAACTCTTCCACACCAAACTTTGCAGCTGTCCGAAGGTTTTTTAAACACGATTTTTCTTTCCCATTGAGACCAAGACCGACCAGAACACAGTAAAGTTGAAGGCCgtaaaacaatgagctgaaaatcTCTGTAGAGACGAAGGGAGCTGCAGCGTCGACGGATAATTCTGCGTGAGCTATTTCCTCTGTCACGTGAACCATTGTTAatctaaaaatatgaataatagcGGCAGCTTTGAGCAggaaacatgtttaaaagtcCCAGGATGCTTTCTGTTCATGAAGCCATGAGAAAACACTTCATCATAATCACTGCGATGACAAGAGCCACTTAAAACTTGGCCTCCACAACAGGCTGCAAGAAAGAAACCACTGAATAACAGGGGAATGCTTTGTGTCCCTGTAGTGAAGAAAAGAGTTTAATCTTAAAAATATACTCCATGTTTTTGCTCCATTCCAATAGTGGGAAATCCGCCTTCACTTACATCATAACAGGAGTTATCTCCCTGACCAAACACCTCTGGAAAACCACCAGAGAGGCATGACCTGGGTTTTCTATTGTTGTTACATGTTAACATATGTGGCCAGGAACAGAAGATCCATGTTGTGAATGGTGGTGGAGTCGATGTGTTCGTACTCACCGTCTGTGCAGATCAAGCActtgcagagacacacacacaggcagaggaggaggacggccGCCACGCCGCACACCGAGAGGAGGATCACCACGACCGGACTCACTacaacgcacaaacacacaccatcaggCTCCAGAGAACACGTGTCACATCTGGGACAAACATGGTCGAAAAAGAACACTTCTCTAAGAGAATAATCCTTCCCGTACACGACAACATTACAGGAGTGAGGAGCCCATCAAAGCCGCCATAATTACCCCACAACGAAAATAGCTGCAATTATGCACATGGAGAAAACAAAGGCTGTGTTTACGCCGAGCCGTAGTAAAAGTATTTTGGTAACGATGTATTTTTTGCAGCTGGTCTTTTTCTTGTGCAATAACTAAACATTACAAAATGTTTAGACTACACATGTCGGTGAtacatatttagattttaaaccAAAACCCTGggaattgtgttttttacctCGAAACCTAGTGggaggaagaacccattaacgTTTGGAGCAGATTGGATTCATGGGCATTTGGTGTGTGCCCTCCTTCTCAAGGAAAACCCCCCCAAACCCTTTATCAGTGTGGCTAATGGATATCTAAGATACTCCCATGATTCATGATGACTTCCTCACCCTTTGTGGTGAGAGGCACCGTCAGGGGCGTCTTCAGACCCGGGTGGTGCACGGTGCACTGGACCGAGCGCTCACTGATCAGCCCTGACTGGAAGAGAAGCGTGCTCGTCACTATCGTCGTGCCGTCGCCCTGGTCGAAGACGGACAGAACGGGCGGTCCAAGTGTCCGGTTGTCCCCTCCGATGTCCCACTTAATATCTGCTGGTGGGCGGGACTGGGCGGTGCAGTTGGCCTCTGTGACCCCTGATGACGAGGTCACCTTGGTCACCTCTGGTTTGGGTAAaactggagaggaagagaattGATACTTGACTATGTTTATATGATAAGTGAAACGAGGGGCTTTGATTGACAGACTCAgacgacagagagagatttgTCCCTCTGCTGTCGTGATGGTGATGGAGAGACACAGtctgtcactctctccctccccgaGGACACAATGGCACAAGTCGTCCTAGAAACAAAACCCAGACAGAAGAGCAGCGGAGCAGCTTTAAccgactgtgtgtctgtgtgcccgGATCTTTGGCTGCCTCAGTTTAGACAAATGAAAAGCTGGTCCAGCAGagaaaggacacacacacacatccacacacacacagacaaacacacactgaggcattGTGTCTAGCGAAACAGTGAACCACTCATCCCCTGGGCTTACACCCAAATTAAATCACCCCATTCCCCTCAGTGACACCCCTCCCTCTGTCGACACTATCACACATATAGAGAAAGTtcaacaactacacacacttcTGGAATGTTAGCTCCTAAAGTCACACCTCTGGTCTCTCTGGCACGGTGACAGGCAAGAGAggacgcggggggggggggggtggggcgcCGTCGCCATAGCAGGTCAGCACAGTAGTTTAAAGGCCGGCTGCAGCAACTCTCACCTCAGGGCGGCTTTTGGTttgtttatacacacacttcCCTTTCCTGAGCTATATCTTGGATGCATGTgagcgcgtgcacacacacacacacacacaaacacacacacacacacacacacacacaaacacacatccacaaacacacagatttccTCTCAGCCAACAGGATACTGATTTGTAACAAACCCAACTGAGAACCCAGTGCCTTAAACATCGGGAATTCAGCAATAGCTTATTCAAAATCAATGGCCTATTGATCTGTCAAGCATCTCAGGGTGAAAGGTCAGAGCCATTCAACATAATTAAAGATGTCAGCTCTTTAATGAGCTTTTAATGATGAGGGCCGATCCTGGTGCCGGAAACTAAAACGTGTGATTCAGTCATGGTGTGATGTTCCAGAACGTGCACATAGAAATGATTCCCAATGATTACGAGACTTAATTATAGCTCTGGTTTTCTTGAGCTActgtttgtggtttttaaagGATATAATCAAAACATCATGTTTTTTGATTCCACCATTGTACCCGGAATAAACCAAGGTGTGACCCCACATCTACACCAAACCTTTACATTTGTGCacaataacatgttttttcataatttctatGTTTAAGCCTTTCATGCCAAAATAATTATTGCAACTCACAACAGTTACACTCCCCCGTCACCACACTCACCATAAACAGAGAGGCAGGCCGTGGCGCTTCTGCTGCTGTCGGGGAACGTGTGGAACTCGCAGGTGTAGCAGGCCTCGTCCTCCGTCCTGACCGGCTGGATGGTCAGCCGGGTGCCATTCAGAGTTCGGCTCAGGCTGACCCGACCCTTGAACTGCTCCTCCACGCTGTGGTGGCCCTGCTTGCTATAGGCGGCCACGGAGGTGGTGTCGCCCTGCTCGGCCGTCTTCCTCCACAGCACCTGGTGCACCCTCTCGGAGAGGCTGTACCGGCAGGAGAGGGTGACGGCGGTTCCGCTCGTGGCCGTCTTGTTGCCCTCCAGCTGCACTTTACCTGGGGCAGAGGGAATCCAGGAGTATGAAATCCTGACAGGGTTTTAACAAGAAAGAGCCAGGGagcaataaaatgtaattaatggTAACAACAGGGAGGTCAGCAGATTGGGGGTGGGGCGTCCTCCATGTGAACTTCTGTGAGCTGCACAAAGGTCATGTGACTTCtacaaataaacagatttcCAAAAGGATGTGTCTTCATGGATGAGAAGAACAAAAGTTCAGGGGTCATTTGGGAGCTGCGGCCTCGAAGATAAGATCATTTACTAAAAATCCCGGCGTAGAAACCAATTTATCATCTTCAAATATGAATCTGAGCCAAAGCCTGAATCCCATTCTGTGGCCAGTTCAAGAGAGTAATCACTCAAAGGCCTCCGAAACTCACCAGTGACGGTGACGCATGTCCGGGCCTCTTCCGAACCTTTGGGGTAAACGTCAAAGATGCAGCGGTAGCATCCGTCGTCATCGGACCTCACCCTCGTGATGGTGATGGAGCTGCCGTGGTCGGGGTGCCCGGTGAGCTGCACCCTGGGATCCCGGTGGCTGATGACCACTGGCACAAGTGGCTGGTAGGCCAGGAGGCTCTTGCCGTGCTCGTTGAGCCATCGGACCTGCTTGACGGTGTTGCCGGCCGCCGTGGTGATGTTGCAGCTGAGCAGGAGGGGGAGGCCGGCCCCTGCAGTCAGGGTGGAGGGGGCTGTGACATCacctgaggaacatgaggaaccAAAGTTTGTGAACAATAGTGTATAacaatctatccatccatccaaccatcaaTCTTATCCTATCCTTCTATCCAGCCAGCTTATCTATCCAACCATCAgctatctctccatccatcttatCCTTCCATTCCTTTCTTTCCCACCCATCCATCTTCAACTCTTTGGAGACAAATCGTCAAAGGGACGCACCACGAGTCCCGAGAACAGCTGTTCCTacgaggcagagcagcagacacacagggagCGCCGGTCCTCTCATCGCACACCGAGGCCGGATCTCACATCCAGGCTGAAACCCCGTCCGGGAGCTTCCACAGCTTCAAACCTCGGTGTGAAACCTCAACATGAAACAGCCCGAGGCCACGTTTGGACGGTGAACCGGCGGAGCTGTGACACAGGAGGCCGAGATGGGTCAACTGTCGAGTGCTGGGACCTGTTGAGCGTTTGCTGGTCACCACAGTTGTCGCTGCATCTCGTTGGATCTGCTGCAAGCGGAAACAAGAAGCCAGAGAATCACACCAGCACCACAACATCCCactctttaaaacacaaacatgtgaataAGTAAAAGGTTTATTTCTGATACTGATATCTGTCTGTTATTCTAAAGTATCTGAACAGCCAGAAAAAGACTGCTACCTGATAATCTACATAGACTTTGACATCAATATCTGATGACACTGAGGAATCCTCTGGAAAAGGATTTTGAAAAGTCGCTCAAATATGATTCAATGCAAGAAAACTTCATATTTTTTATCttcctttttaaatgttgtgtgtcCTTGGAAATACAACGTGTAAGCGCATGAGCAACGGCAGCTGCTGATTCAGGAAACATTACCTGGGGCATCACGGGAGATTTTAAGAGTTTGATCCACAGCCTGTGTAATAAACCCATAATCATCCGGCAGcaaaacaagctgctgctgggaaGTCTAGATTCCAAAACAACCAGTGATTTCCTCACAGGTACCTGAGACCCAGTAGAACGGCCAGGAGACGGGATGTTAGTCATTAAGGTGGATCACAgcttgagtgagtgtgtgtgggtgtaatgAGAGCAAACACAAGCTGAAGCCTGTGGCTATAAACATCAAGAAAGATGCTACTGCAAAAAAACACTGGGATCCGATCAGCTCTGACCAGGACAACATGGAAACTGCAGGTTTCGCGCTAAAACCAGACCGTGAAGGGGACTGGACCCACCGAGACCACAACAGGACCAGATCAAGACCAGGTCCAGACCAGGTCCAGGGTTTCTGGGTGTTACTCTGCTCTTTTTACAGCACCAAGCATCTGGCTTCAATCGTGGAAGCCTTCTTCTGTTGGGCAGCACTTAAAAGGCTTTTCCACTATAATACCACAGATGTCAGACAGAGGGCTGCTACACTGGCTTCAAGAAATCTGATCCATTCATCAATCACCTGACAGCTTCACTGCTAAACATCTGCTCGAAATACACATGTGCACCACCACGTTTACACCACAGCAAAAAGCCAAGATgtagatggagatgaaaagctTTCCCTTATTTAACAGAAGGGCCAAAacttatttttacatattttcaaGAACAATTTCATGCATTGTAAATCGTCTTGTCAGATCTAACATAGAAAATAATCATAATTAggcacaaaataaatacaaaatcaataTGAAACATTAATTTACCAAACAGCTGCCACAAGAAAAATAGGTTGTGGcaattttatttatgttatataagttcagttcagttcagtgaaATATTTGGTAATTTAAAGGaagtttaattcattttagaggaaacaaaacatATTATGAAACAGTTAAATGATATTTCCAGCTCAGaagccatatatatatatttaaacaaccTCCTCTCATAGATTGTAGTCACCATAAAAGCGTTGACACTCATGGATCAAGTATAAATTCATACATTAGAGGCTGAAAACTCAAAACATTGAGAGAAAGTAAACTTTCCTGTCGTGAAATGAAACTCACCCGCTGACAGAGGACTGGCTGAGAGACTGGAGAAGCTGCctgtgctgcagcttctgtcAAAGTGGAGCAGAACAATCCATGTTTCCTACTTTTAAACAACTGAGCGACATCGTGGTCCGGCTGAAGGATTGTACTGAAGAGTCTCTGACACCGCCTCAACTCCCCTCACACATGAAGCCTGAGGAGACAGTGACCCCTACTGGCCTTGTTTGGAACACACTCATTAATAAATAAGGAAGAAACCATTATTCCATTATCTGGGTCTTATATCAATTGAAACAACACAAGTTCTTATaatgttgatatttattttttatcaaatgtagaaaaaatacagacactctttcagaaaacaacacaatagtGCAAACAAAAGTGGGGAAACATCAACTTAAACAAAATAACCAGAAAAACACCAGccacaatatataaatatcccTCTCCCCTCTGTATTTAAAActactgtaaataaacaagGCATGTTCTTAGTCATTCTTATTTGTCACTCTCAAATAAGAATGACTcgttttaacaatttaaaataaacagccAAAAACTTCCTCGGCTCACTCCACTCTCTTTTCTTGTATCGCACCCTATCCATACGAAAAACCAAGAATATTGCAAAATAAAATCACGTCAATCTAGAtatcagtaaataaaaaacatatctaAACCCTTACACCACCAGAACAACACACTAAAAATGATGAGAACCTAATCACTACACTACTGCTCTTTACAACAGtaacacacaaagtcaaacacGTTTAGTCAACCTCGTCATGTGACTCATTGTAGTTGTTGAACACGTTTGGAGGATCTTTGAAGTTCAGTGCGCCtctgaaacagacacatttttttgcCCCCTAAAGTCTGAAGAAAGTCTGGAGTCAAAACAGACTTTAGAGTAGAGGGTCGAACAAACTTCTAACAGGCAATAGATGgaacatgaaaatataaaaggaAATTGAAATATCTCTGGATGAAGAAACTCCGTCTACAGTTGACAACATTGAACTTTCAGTGGAGACCTGAGTTTCACCTACTGGTCAGATTGAAGACTTCTGACTTTTGAAGGCGACTCAGGTCCTATCTACGTTCTGTCTATCTTCTGAAGGAGGTGTCCGTTTTCTGACCGAACTCTCCACTGGTGGGGACAAAGCTTCTTGGGccctaaaaataaaacaaaatatttcattaCTCAGCTTCTATTGCATTAACAAATCATCCACACTGGTGAAGGTCAGGCAGGTTTAAATAAAGTGTGAAGACCAGTATATGAAGAGTGACTCACGTATCAGCGTCTGCAGTTTAAGGAACCTCAATCATCTCCTGGCCTCTGTGTGACGGACTGAAGGATGTAAGAACAGTTAAAGCTGAATATTAACGCTCATAGACTCTAACAGAAAGGATAGAGacgaatataaagatggacgatatgacgACATGACGACaatccaaaagtgaagccaaagccaaAGCGTCTCTATCGTCTCTTCAGTTATAACAGATTCATGTTGAAAGACGTACCTGCTGCTTAGTTTTCGTATTATCAGGACAGCTAAGACTGAAGCAGCACAAAGGCAGGTCACTACCACAATCCACGTCCTGACTGTGAGACAAAATGGAAGAATTGTTCATATCTTACACTCAACGACTGGTCAACAGGTCAAATGAGAGACTTGTGAACGTTAACTTACTGAAGCTTCTGCCAGCAGATCCAGATCCCTCATCCAAACCtgggacaaagaaaaacatcagaatCCTTCAGTAATTATCAGTCAATGAAGGGAGTGACGCTCCACAACGGTTTCTGTACGTACCTCGGTTTCGAGGTCACGGTTCGAAGAAGGCGCAGAAAAccgttaaaggggacatattatgaaaatcccacttttgtagtgcttctacaggttaatttgggtatctggcatgtctaccgtcccaaacaCTCAAAaccaactcccgcgatttgttgtggttcctctatgtccaAAACAATAcactagagtgcgtcgaatgggattacgagcGAAAAATACAtaatagtcacaccatgcccatgtagggagtctcgctacatggccttggaccaacCCCaaccatcatctcaccggctccggGGAGAGACAGCCTAGCTCCCATTAGCTTGCGAGGTAACGCGAGCTAACGCGCTCCtccggctccccggctagcgttagctcgtgAGCTAAGGtcaacaggtcaatctgaggagagCTGTTtcagacagggtaaaaaggtgctgttttaaatgatccttgtggtattttgaccaaaatatgtaacagacatttcattaaaaccccaaggaaccatatcaactgtggtcaAATGGGCATTTAActgatcttttatttatttttattccaacCCTGGTTAACTATGGCTGTGTCTTCCTACATAAGTAATTtttacaaaaggaaaaaaacaaaataaacactatAAAATTATTGCAGCATGTAGAAAATTAACTGTACAAACTGTAAAACTTGTTTGCAGAGGGTTTGATGCTGTGCTTGCATTAAACTCGTTTCTGTGAAACTGAAGTGTTTCTACACAACAGACTGAAATGATGAGTGAGCGTCTTCACACATGTACTGTTCACCTACAGTCTATGAATGTGTGACTGTAGAAGTGTTTCTCACCACTGGGAGGCGTCACTTTCACGTCAGGAATCTCCACAAACGCCTCTTTACGACAGGAGAGCACCTGCACGGCACATCCAACCAGTCTGCCAGCGTCATGGAAACCTGCCAACACGGCTGTGGCAGTGACAGTGAATGTACCGTTTGTGTTGATCAACACAGTTTGGTTCTGTGAGAGGTAGAAGTCTTGCTGTGTGACGCTGAGAGTTACGGTTGGAGCAGGTCGTCCTGTGGCGGAGCAGGAAACCAGGAACTCATCAGTTGAATCTGATTCTCTGACGTGTAGAACGGGTTCATGCAGCtctggagagaaaagaaatgtgTCAGACTGTAAAATGACTTTAGTGTTCTTTACTTGATTCAACCCATGTAATGTAAAGTCACAGTCTTATTACCATTTCATACTAGAAAGTACAAAGTCAAAGTTGAGTTCAACAGGTTTATTCAGTCAGGTTCTTACCATAGACCCTGAGGCAGGTTCTGCCAGGGAGCGCTCCAGCAGGCTTGGTGATGAAGAGGCAGAGGTAGcagccttcatcctcctccGTCACGTTCTTGATCACTATGGAGCGGCTGTGCAGTCCACCATCTTTCACCTCCACTTTACCTCTGAAGTCTGACATCACCCTGGAGCCAAAGAAATTGTTGAAGCTGGCGAGATTGGTCACCCCATCTAGCGTCTGTTTCTGCCATGTGACATGTTCCACATTTTCAGACTGTAGGATCTGACAGCTGAGGAGAGCATCTTCTCCCACTGCCTCCTCCACAGTCTCCACAGAATGGATTACAGATGTTAGACCTACAGGAGAGGACAGTTGCACATCCAGATGTTTGGTTTCAACAGAGCATGTGGGTAGAAACACGTTACATGTACTCAAGCAGTTTTCTCAATTAATGGTACTTCTCAGAGTAGTTATTTTGCATAATACTTTTAACTTCTACTCAGTGgttacatattttaaattgtaaagatTTACTCTATTTAGTAGAATACGTTGTTTTTGAATGACTGCATCTCAGCCACTGCTGCATGGATTGATAGTTTTTATTCTATGTAAATGGTCTTTTGTCTTGTTCTGTATGAGGCACTGAAACAACAccatgtgcatgtatgtgtgctCTTCACCTGCTTATCATACCACCTGGTTCTAATGATGTAGATCATATGGCATagaattgttttgtttaatatattggaatattatttgaattttttattgTCTGCATCTTCCTGTCTTGTGTTAATCAGGTGAACATTTTGAGGTTAGATTTCAACTTGATTTGGAAACTGAGTGCACGTGCTCACAGACTGCTTCCAAGTCTTCAGGATTCAGTGAAGGTTTGTACATATTAAAAACTAGGGCAAAGGTATTCTGGCGCACCTATGTCTTTTCagattaagaaaaataaattacattcaGGTAAATTAAAGTTATAATCAGTGTTCTCACCTTTCTGGAAGAGTCCAAACACAAAGAGGACACGTGTGACTTCAGGTTGAATCATCTCTGTTTCACACTAGGTCTGGATTTTACAGTTCATCATGGCTAATTCCCCACCTGCCACAACTGAAACAGCTGGATCCATGTGTTACTGGTCGGTTGCAAACTCGGTTGCAGACTGGTTATTTCCACaaagtgcctgtgtgtgaagtgcagTGATCGACAATATAAATCATACGAGTAAATAAAAAGGTGTTAGGGTAACTGAAAACACTCGACACTATAcacgccgacacacacacacacacacacacacattgtaaatctgtttatttagaTTTCTTTGTGATGTATGTCCATctgtgctttgtgttgtttggctaatttatgaatgaataaagtttataaaaaaaagggggggggtaCACTTGTGACTCCCTCAAGTTTACAGATGAACACTAGGCGTTCTGTTCCTTTACTGGGGTTTATTTGCTGTTAAGTATGCCGTGAGAACTAAATAAAGtagatacaaaaacacaaaatgattcGTCCACAACACAAGCATTCTCACATTGGCCGCATTAACTCAAAGGGAGCAGCTCAACTTCAAAGCTTCTCTCTTTCAGCTGGTAGGTGCTCTTATGGCTCTACCTGCAGAGTACAGTGCGTCTCTAACAATGATCCCCTCTGCAACTGCTATCAAATATTTGTTCCTTCACGATAACTTTAATTataatgtttgttatttagctCCGGTGGCAGGAGGTGTGGTGACTGCAGGCTCCAGGGGCGTTAGCTTTCCAGGAAGTAAAAGCTCTAGCTAGTTTCAGTAAAATTACGACCTATGGTGAAGGCAGTCGGATCGGCGTTTCTTACCACGAGCCCAGGGGTCGGAAACCTTTACTgtcaaaagagccattttgccctcTCTTCTACCAAATAAAAGTTGTGTATATGTAAATAGGCTTTTCATTCATCATACAGTTCAGTAATACATTAGCTTTGATTTCCAGTGCAGTAGTCacattagaagaaaaaaaaatgacgtTAAACAAAGAGCACATCTGTCCTGTAATACTACAGAGGATGTAGAtggcagaggtgggaccaagtaatttttttgcaagtcccaagtaagtctcaagtctttgccctcaagtcccgagtcaagtcccaagtcaagacaggcaagtccagagtcaagtccaaagtcaagactgacaagtctcaagtcaagtccaagtcctgcagtttgagtttagagtcttttcgagtccttttgatcactgagtaataatatatttacacagatcatgtatgcttttaaaatctgtatttatttattaaaacaagtgcaattgaaattacagaaaaaaaattgtgccaacattgcacttccctattgcactattaaccagtcatttttaacatttaactcatattttgcaagaatattcttcattttaaccactcctacagaatgaacacatttgaaaaacaagtgcaactgtaattatttgtacaaaagtgctaacaacattgtcctgtcctgtgtttatctcacgtcatattgtctgtgtgtgtgtgtacatgtgagaaacataacaaatacttgaacataacaatgaacagggttgtgctttttatatgtcagggccctatgctgcattgcatttgcaaaagaccacattggccaaaagtctgtcagtcatttgtgcacgatggggacgtagtatcATTCCACCAattgccgctgcgagccattttggtgccctaagcataactcctctatgattacgttaaataatcatcaataagtacaaacaagaatagtcaatcttctttaactttttttgagcaatttaaatatatctcttgttctgccttttttgtgatatacatgtctaaaaggtacctaatatttctatactgaaataatatcggcattataattgtaagctaatttatttaatgacgttattgttgagggttgatttgtatttccggttttaagtgggttgttggtagtgactcttattttgaaagggggttttaaaggaagtgggtgctgtgatgagtgaagttgtaaaatgaacggagaataaacggg from Platichthys flesus chromosome 22, fPlaFle2.1, whole genome shotgun sequence includes these protein-coding regions:
- the LOC133933256 gene encoding poliovirus receptor homolog, which encodes MRGPALPVCLLLCLVGTAVLGTRGDVTAPSTLTAGAGLPLLLSCNITTAAGNTVKQVRWLNEHGKSLLAYQPLVPVVISHRDPRVQLTGHPDHGSSITITRVRSDDDGCYRCIFDVYPKGSEEARTCVTVTGKVQLEGNKTATSGTAVTLSCRYSLSERVHQVLWRKTAEQGDTTSVAAYSKQGHHSVEEQFKGRVSLSRTLNGTRLTIQPVRTEDEACYTCEFHTFPDSSRSATACLSVYVLPKPEVTKVTSSSGVTEANCTAQSRPPADIKWDIGGDNRTLGPPVLSVFDQGDGTTIVTSTLLFQSGLISERSVQCTVHHPGLKTPLTVPLTTKVSPVVVILLSVCGVAAVLLLCLCVCLCKCLICTDD
- the LOC133933880 gene encoding OX-2 membrane glycoprotein-like codes for the protein MIQPEVTRVLFVFGLFQKGLTSVIHSVETVEEAVGEDALLSCQILQSENVEHVTWQKQTLDGVTNLASFNNFFGSRVMSDFRGKVEVKDGGLHSRSIVIKNVTEEDEGCYLCLFITKPAGALPGRTCLRVYELHEPVLHVRESDSTDEFLVSCSATGRPAPTVTLSVTQQDFYLSQNQTVLINTNGTFTVTATAVLAGFHDAGRLVGCAVQVLSCRKEAFVEIPDVKVTPPSGLDEGSGSAGRSFIRTWIVVVTCLCAASVLAVLIIRKLSSRYVFQHESVITEETIETLWLWLHFWIVVMSPSHRGQEMIEVP